The genomic window TAGGCGTTACAcaaagtaacaaacaaacaaaaaacgcttTTACATAGGAAAAGAATGTGGGGAAAACAAACAGCTCATCGGCAATGTACACACATGCCGTGTCTAATGAGATCACTCATAATAATTAAGGCAACCTACAGGAGGATACGTCAACCATTTTACATTTCCAAAGACTTGTGTTGGCCTTTTAAAATCTGagaatagaaagaaaaaaacacttgaCGGACATACTGACAAAGGATGGCTTTGACGAGAACGATTGTCGCTACGTGCTTTTAGAAAGGAGAAGACATCCCGAACTAAATCATGCTATGAATAAAGTTAACACTGGGCAGCCGGGGCTCGGCTTCAATGTTATTTGCGACAACTCTAATCGAGAAATTATAATTACTGGCAATCAAGAGCAGAACAGAAATAACGATAGGCTGTTCAACCTCTACACTGGTCAATAACAGATCAAAATAACACGAAGTTCCATGATATCAATTCCTAGTATTTTTCAAAGATGCTCGGAGTTGTTTGTTCTAAATTTTGGCGGGCTGCGCGAACTCAACACCCCTCCCGCTCcgccagccccccccccccccccccccccccacgcgcACCACACACACCGACGGCACACGAAAATAGAAGTATGCTTTGAATGCAGAACTTTATACAATCAAAGTAATCACGTTTCTCAAAAGGGCGACAGAGCATAAATACGCATCCGTTTCATTTGAGCCAAACCGTCAGACCACAATATCTTTCTACCCCGTTGCCTCAGAAAGGCCGTTAAACGATCTCCCGGTCATCAGACTCCGTTGTCAAATTTCCGGCGCCGCCAGCCTCAACAAAAGCAAACAGGGCGTCCAAACAGCGAACCCGTCTCCACCAAACCCGGTGAGGTCTAGCAGCAACAACGGCCATTTTTAGACATCATCATCCGAGGGCCGACCAAAAAGTGTGTGCTCTTCAGTGAAACGAAAACATTGATCTCCGTGCAGCAGATACTAAGTGCCATCGGATCTGCCTTTTGAATAATGGACTGGACAAACTCCTGTCTGTttgaaatcttcttcttcttcttcttcttctgcgttcccagtGTTTGAAATCAAAAAGTTTTTACgtgaataaaaacaagaaaaggatAGGTTAGAGGACGTTTAATCATTTAGATAACGAAACATCTGATATTCGAAGAGGACGTTCGAGGGCGCACATTCCGAATGGACAAACCCATCTTCCGAAACTATGCGACCGTTTCTCGAACGTACAGGATGATAATTACGAAGTCACGACCACGTGTTTTTACAATGTCTCCATCCATGACCTCGAGTTTTACTCTTCACCATCAAAGACTTGATGACAGTACGTCCTGAGATTTGGCAACTGATTTTCATGAAATCACTCCGTAGTCCTTTATTTTGACCATCCATGATGTTTAGCTAGTGCCATGACAGAAAAGATAATATTTTGCCTTCAACATCCTCAGGCGAGGCCAGAATGAAGGCAGTTTTTAGCAGAGGGAGCTCGACCTCCCCCCGATTTGATGATAAGACCACCAACGTTTTAAACAACCCTCGTAGTCACTGCAGAAAATAGCCTTTTGGTTTTGAAGCGTGTCTGTTTTTCCGACAACACAATCTCTGTTCGGTCTCACAATGTCATTCAGTTTGTTGTGGGCGTCACAAAGGGAGATAACATGTACAcaatctgagagagagaaaaaatcggTGTGCAATTAATGCGATTAACGATTAAAATACATGCTTGCGCGCACAcggttttctttgtttgtttgttggttggtttgtttaaAATTCAATTATGGATTGGCTATTTATTCAATtttcctttctttatttataAGCAGGATTCTTTGCTGGTCTGGAGACTGATGTTCTTGTCATGTAACTGAAAgaccattcattcattcattcattattACCACGAATGTGTTCACAGAAAATAACAGTTTTACGACTTGTTGATTGACGATCCCAAATGTTCTCTTGTCGCTACAATGGAAGCACAGGCACTGGGCTCCCTTCTGCTTGCAGTAGGCCTATAGTGGGGTTTTGTTCTGCGACAACACAATAAACAGTAGCAAACCCTTTCCCCTTGTCTAAGGAACACCATCGGGCTGCCACAAGTTGGCACAACGCTACGTGTATTACCAAATCGAATTGTACACTTATTTCACAACTTTAACATTCACATTTTTATAGCAGCTTATATACTGTTGACGCTGTTCTTGGTCTAGCTCGTCAATGGTAGGCTTACCATTGATGTCTTTGGGATTTGTTTTTATCGAGGAATTAcgcttaaaataaaaaaaaattcttaaaTTGTACATGGAAAAGCACATGCTTTTCTCTGTCCAGAGTTGCCCCTACTGCCGTTGCACCACACCTAATATAAATTAAAACGAAAAAATCGCAACAACTAAATAAACACGGAAAAGTGTGTGTTATCTCGTTTTATCCTCAATCTCTCACATACTCAATCGTACGCGTCAATGCTCTGATTTTATTTCTTTCAAGCTGCGCTAAAGCTGCGAAAAGACGTCACAATACGACGGCGTCAGCATGACAAAAGACACGCatgagatggagagagagagggacagtgTTGTGTAGGCAGCGTCAGACGCCTGTGTCGTGGAGAGGATTTCCCCTGAAAGGGGTCTGGAACGGAGAGTGGCAGGCGCGAGACCTTTCTCTCTGAGAGTCACTACGCATCCCTTTGTGGAACCAGTCTTCGACCACATAGAAATGATATAGATCTTTGTTTGAGGGGTTTCTATCTCCTCTTTTAccatctctaaaaaaaaaagtttaaaaaagagaAGATCTgaggttgttttgtgtgtgtgtgtggtgtgtgtggtgtgtgtgtgtggtgtgtgtgtgtgtgtggtgtgtgtgtgtggtgtgtgtgtgtggtgtgtgtgtgtgtgtggtgtgtgtgtgtggtatgtgtgtgtgtgtgtgtgcgtgcgtgtgtgtgtgtggtgtgtgtgtgtctgtgtgtgtgtttttccccttctctttttttttcaccgTCTCCCTTTTTCTCGTTTTCAATTGAACTGTTATTGGGTTTCTACTATTGATGTGATTGTGAGCTGCTCCTTTTGCTCAGTGTTGGAGATGTGTTGATGGATCGGCGGATGGAATTTCTTCCATTAGAGAGAACCGATATCCTTGTTTAGCAAGGAATAGCATAATTGATACGCGCGcgctcgtgtgtacacgcacacacgtgcgGCGCAGGCTTTCATCCATCAGttcacacactgaaacacacacacacacacacacacacacacacacacacacacacacaaacacacacacacgcatacacacacaaacacacgcacagacacacacacacacacacacacacacacacacacacacacacacacacacacagagtcctctgacacatacacccacaggcacgcacgcacgaacgcacacaaacatgtaaCGAAATGTCTGGACTCAGGTActtgtcctttttacatttagtcaagttttgactaaatgttttaacatagaggggggaatcgagacgagggtcgtggtgtatgtgcgtgtgtgcgtgtgtgtgtgtgtgtgtgtgtagagcgattcagactaaactactggaccgatctttatgaaatttgacatgagagttcctgggtatgaaatccccgaacgtttttttcatttttttgataaatgtctttgatgacgtcatatccggctttttgtgaaagttgaggcggcactgtcacgccctcatttttcaaccaaattggttcaaatgttggtcaagtaatcttcgacgaagcccggacttcggtattgcatttcagcttggtggcttaaaaattaattaatgaatttggtcattaaaaatcggaaaattgtaaaaaaaaataaaaatttataaaacgatccaaatttacgtttatcttattctccatcatttgctgattccaaaaacatataaatatattatattcggattaaaaacaagctctgaaaaataaatatataaaaattattatcaacattaaattgtccaaatcaatttaaaaatactttcatcttattccttgtcggttcctgattccaaaaacatatagatatgatatgtttggattaaaaacacgctcagaaagttaaaacaaagagaggtacagaaaagcgtgctatccttcttagcgcaactactaccccgctcttcttgtcaatttcactgcctttgccatgagcggtggactgacgatgctacgagtatacggtcttgctgaaaaatggcattgcgtttagtttcattctgtgagttcgacagctacttgactaaatattgtattttcgccttacgcgacttgttacatttagtcaagttttgactaaatgttttaacatagaggggggaatcgagacgagggtcgtggtgtatgtgtgtgtgtgtgtgtgtgtgtgtgtgtgtctgtctgtctgtctgtctgtctgtctgtctgtttgtctgtctgtctgtgtgtgtgtgtgtgtgtagagcgattcagactaaactactgggccgatctttatgaaatttgacatgagagttcctgggtatgatatccccggacgtttttttcttttttcgataaatacctttgatgacgtcatatccggctttttgtaaaagttgaggcggcactgtcacaccctcatttttccattaaattgattgaaattttggcaaagcaatcttcgacgaaggccggggtttggtattgcatttcagcttggtggcttaaaaactaatgagtgagtttggtcattaaaaatcggaaacttgtaattaaaattatttttttattaaacgatccaaaaacaatttcatcttattcttcgtcattttctgattccaaaaacatatacatatgttatatttggattaaaaacaagctctgaaaattaaaaatataaaaattatgatcaaaattaaatttccgaaatcgttttaaaaactatttcatcttattccttgttggttcctgattccaaaaacatatagatatgatatgtttggattaaaaacacgctcagaaagttaaaacgaagagaggtacagtaaagcgtgctatgaagcacagcgcaatcgctaccgcgccaaacaggctcgtcactttcactgccttttgcactagcggcggactacgttcagtttcattctgtgagttccacagcttgactaaatgtagtaatttcgccttacgcgacttgtttaatttccCACGCGCAGTACACAACAGAAAGAACACAGTCAGTGACAAAATGTTGAAATGAacgaaagaacaagtcgcgtaaggcgaaattactacatttagtcaagctgtggaactcacagaatgaaactgaacgcactgcattttttcacaatgaccgtagtccgtagaaggcagtgaaattgacgagcctgtttagcgcggtagtggttgcgctgtgctgcatagcacgcttttctgtacctctcttcgtttaaactttctgagcgtgtttttaatccaaacatatcatatctatatgtttttggaatcaggaaccgacaaggaataagatgaaagtgtttttaaattgatttcgaaaattttattttgatcataatttttaatttttttaattttcagagcttgtttttaatccaaatataacatatttatatgcttttggaatcagaaaatgacgaagaataagatgaacgtaaatttggatcgttttataaaaaacttttttttttttacaattttcagatttttaatgaccaaagtcattaattaatttttaagccaccaagctgaaatgcaataccgaagtccggccttcgtcgaagattgcttggccaaaatttcaatcaatttgattgaaaaatgagggtgtgacagtgccgcctcaacttttacaaaaagccagatatgacgtcatcaaagacatttatcgaacaaatgaaaaaaacgtctggggatatcatacccaggaactctcatgtcaaatttcataaagatcggtccagtagtttactctgaatcgctctacacacacacacgcacacacatacacataccgtggcacacacacacacacacatacaccacgaccctcgtctcgactccccctctatgtgaaaacatttagtcaaaacttgactaaatgtaaaaagaaacaaatcgttttattaaaaaaaatattttttttacaattttcagatttttaatgaccaaagtcataaattaatttttaagccaccaagatgaaatgcaataccgaagtccggccttcgtcgaagattgcttggccaaaatttcaatcaatttgattgaaaaatgagggtgtgacagtgccgcctcaacttttacaaaaagccagatatgacgtcatcaaagacatttatcgaaaaaatgaaaaaaacgtctggggatatcatacccaggaactctcatgtcaaatttcataaagatcggtccagtagtttactctgaatcgctctacacacacacacgcacacacacacacacacacacacacacacacacacatacacacacacacacatacaccacgaccctcgtctcgattccccctctatgttaaaacatttagtcaaaacttgactaaatgtaaaaagcaatgaAAGAAATGATTCTAACATCAAAGTAAACAGACgagaagaaagaaaggcagGCCAATAGCCCTCTCCTCAAGCATCAGCACTGATTCATAATAAGACCAGCAAgtacacaaataaaaacaaaataaaagaaagctTCTCTTTCTGCCAAACACCTTTACCTTCCTCGTAGCTGAGAATCACTGCAGCGTTCTCGTGTATGATAAGCgataaaacacaacacaaaattcTTTTTCCTGATGCACTCATTCTCACACAGAGGGGTAGGGGGATGGGGGGAAGGGGATAAGGTACAGGTGAATTACCTGAGGGTGGATGTCGCAGGTTATCGCACAAAAAGGGCGTGGGATGCGGAAGGAATGAGTGCGTTTACCTGTTGAAAGAATCGCTTTTGTTCTATTCCGGGGCGTTGTGGCATTTTTAAAACTTAACGCGTTGAAATTGAATTTGAACAGCACTTGCGTATGAACCGGGAAAGGttttggggtggtggtgggggtgggtggggagggggtccACTGCTATAGCCTAGTTTTACGGTGCGTCCAGTTGTTTGTCATGAGCATAACGGCGCAATGTTCGTAAGAAAGTaatatatttgcaatcacactGTGAAACATCATTTATCCTACATAACTATGCGAGAGAGAGCATCCATGTGGTAACTAAACCATAtcttcacacgtgtgtatataatGAAAATGAGGTCAAGGGGTCAAACTATAGCCCCGACATATATATACATCATAATAATTATCCACTGCTCTTGATGACGATGTCTTGGAGACAAGCTTaatattctcaaacaaacttttttttctgttttctgtttacTCTGTAAGAATTTGAGAACTTACACGTGACACGCGCTTGGGGTGGGTGGCGGTTTTTGCTTTTTTGCACTTTATTTCGCTTTTGACGCCAGAGATTTCACTATTTGGAAGAGAGGTTCAAAGAAGACTCGTCTCAAGTCAGACTCTCTTACTCTTTACTACAATAACACCACAAGGCGATGTGGAATAGTATGtaatagtttttttttctttttttcctttaagaaaaaatccaaaaacaaattgacCACCAACGTTCCAagtttcagaataaaaaacccaagaaaggtaagttgttggaacgtttaatttgacaaaacaaaacaatacgttcaCAAATATagcgacccaacggtcttttaagtgcacagacaaacaataaggaGACAAAACTTAGCTTGacgtttaatcaatcaatcaatcaatcaatgagtcttatatcgcgcatattccgtgggtacagttctaggcgctctgcagtgatgccgtgtgagatgaaattttatacggccagtagattgcagccatttcggcgcatatttacctttcacggcctattattccaagtcacacgggtataggtagacaattattaactgtgcctaagcaattttgccaggaaagacccttttgtcaatcgtgggatctttaacgtgcacacccaatgtgcGGCCGCTTGCTCGGAAGTCACAAGAAAAtgaatggttttttttctctctttgttttcttcAAATGTTGAAAAGGTCGCCTTCGCTCGCCTTTCattattacaacaacaacaaaactggtCAGTGTAAACTTGGTTCCACAAGGCAATCCACGTAGAGACCCTAACGTGTGATTAAATGAGTGAAAATCGTTTGTTCATTCATTCAGTAATCATTCTTATCTAATGCGCCTGCTAAGAGTGattccatacatacacactctctcgttctccctgtccctgtctctgtctgtctgtctgtctgtctgtctgtctgtctgtctgtctgtatgtatgtatgtctgtctgtctgtctgtctgtctgtctgtatgtatgtatgtctgtttgtctgtctgtctgtctgtctgtctgtctgtatccctTGGTCTTACCTTTTTCTGAAGGCCTTTGTTCAGATTTAAATATACAGACATATTTAAGACCCTTTCCTTTCTGATGTAGGCTTATGTTCTTTAtcaatacaaattaaaaaagacAAGCTCAGCTGAGAAAAAAATACCGGTAATAATTTTGTGTAATCAAACAGAGAAAGATTTGCATGTGTAACCTACGTTTTATGACTGGCCATGCATACCTGCCACATGAGCTTGTCTCAAAGTAGATAAAGGTCCCAGGTCTCACTAGCACATTTCTTCGACGTAAAGTGTTAAGGTGAGACGCGCATCCTCATATAAAacctttcatttgttttttcCCTCTGGCTAGATGGGTAAAGGCGTGTAAAGCTAATATCGtccgtttgactaccgttaggaacGTTTCCACACACCCTATGCCTCACAAGTCCAAGCTACTCACCAAATTTGAGCTgaattgaccccagagtaccagagatacaagtataatctgcagacaaacaaacaaacaaacacacaaacaaacaaacaaacaaacaaacaaacaaacacacggacAGAGTGAAACCCAAAAGCCGCTCTATTACATAAAGGCGGCTTAATAATGGTAGTAAAAGTACATTAGGGATTAAAAGGAGTACAGTAGGACACTTCGATCGACCGGTGCTTTGGTACAAGATTCTGTGGTACCTTCAGCAAATCTAATCACTCGAAGCAAGGgtaaaaactttctttttatCTAGTTACAAGCAAAGGTTTAGAGACTtgctctttatttttctttggtCTGCTGCTTTCAATTCATTATGGCGAAAACTGGTCAGACCTCCTCAGTGCTTTTGTCTACGCGCTAGGAAAACAcactgttttctttttctgattAGTTCTTGTGAAAAACAAGTAAGGCACATTTCTACTCGACAGATCTCTTTTCTTTTGGTTTTTGCTTTGCTTGGTTGTTTATGAGCTTCCTTGATTATTTGTTCAGTCTGATGTTTTTATGCCTTTTTGTTCTATCGGTTGTTTGCATGTCTGCTTCTATGGACACTCGTTGAACTATTTCCATTTTCGTCGACATTTTGCCCcggctttctgtctctgtctgcgtgtgtgtgtctctctctgtctctctctgtctcttcctctgtctctcttcccctgtgtctctttgtctgtgtgtgtgtgtctctctctgtctcttcctctgtctctctctgtctcttcctctgtctctctgtctgcgtgtgtgtgtctctctctgtctcttcctctgtctctctgtctgtgtgtgtgtgtctctctctgtctcttcctctgtctctcttcccctgtgtctctttgtctgactctgtctctgccccctctatctgtctgtctgtctgtttgtctcttgcttgcttgctcaaaatatctctttctctctgtctatgtctgtctctccccctccctgtctctcgctctgtctgtctgactgcctTTGCGTGCGTGAACGCGTGAGTGAGTGTGCTCGTGTGTGCGCATCCTTGTTTTTTTACGTATAATTATTCTATGTTTGTGTATATATTAACCTGAATAATAAAACGTTAACGAGCTCATTAACGTCGCCTTGAACTTTTCTTCTACAATATTGGCAGAGGCTACTTGACcttacttacttaggccctttgctcccagcggagcataggccattgacGACATTTCTCCATCGCACCCTGTTTTGGGCTGTTCTCTCCGCTTCTgcccagctgttgccttgcctcttcagttctgcctctgtgtcacgcctccagctgtttcttggcctccctctctttcttttcccctGTGGATTCCAAGTGAGAGCCTGGCGGGTGATGCTGGATGTTGGTTTCCTAAGGGTGTGTCCAATCCAGCCCCATTTTCTCCTCAGAATCTGGCTGTTAACGGGCTCTTGGCCCGCCCTTTGCCACAGCTCTTTGTTGCAGATCTTGTCTATCCATCTGATCTTGAAGATGCGCCTCAGACAGGTGTTAATGAAAGTCTGAATCTTCTGCTGTGTCACCTTCTCCATGTCTCAGAGCCGTAGAGTAGAACCGATTTGACATTGGAGTTGAAGATGCGCAGCTTGGTGGTTATGCTGATCTCTCTGGAGGCCCAGATGTTCTTCAACATGGTGTAGGCTGCTCGTGCCTTCCCAGTCCTGGCGGCGACGTCTCTGTCAGTGCCCCCTTGCCTATCGATCACACTTCCCAGGTATACAAAAGATTCGACCTCTCGGATTGGCTCTCCCCCTACTGTAACTGGCGTGTTGGCAGTGGTGTTGATCTTCAGGAGTTCTGTTTTCCTCTTGTTGATCCCGAGCCCTGTCTTGGCTGATGTTGCTGCCAGGCGAGTGGTCTTGTCTTGCATCTGGTTGAAGTTGTGCGAGAGGAGCGCCAGGTCGTCAGCGAAGTCGAGGTCGTCCAGAGTGTCCAGAGTGTCCACTGTATACCGTTGTTCCTGCCTGCTGTGGTGGTCTTCATGATCCAGTCAATGACCAGGAGGAAGAGGAAAGGCGACAGTAGACAACCCTGGCGGACTCCAGTTCTAACATCGAAACTGTTGACCTATGCTACTGACATTAAAATCCTACCAGCTTAGTCGAGATTTAGTGTGAATGAATAACAATTGTTAttggaaacattttcaaacgACTCTGAAGAACTACGAGGCACTGTTTAGAAAATAGGTTAGCGATAAAAATACGTAAATGATGTGTGTCTTTGTCACTTATAAGTATTAGGTACGAAATCGAGTTGATGTTATCGAGAAGACTCAGCTTCTGTTAAAGATGCTGCTCCGCTCAGTGCACTGTTGAAGCAAAGAATTGCCCTTTTTTCGCAGATAAGGATACAAGCTGTCAAAACAGGgggaatgggggaggggggggggggggtctcgaTTAAAAGACAATGACACCAGGAGCCATACTTTTCAAAAATTTCAGTTGAATCATGACAGGtgttttaaacaattttaaaccTTTCCAAATGTTCAGATCCGTattctgcacacaaaaaagacaggATTATATGAAATCAATATCAGTGCTGAATCATCGTTCATATAGTCAACACATGTATCAATTTTGAAttaataaaacataaaatacaataaaacaTACTAAAAGCTAGGACACTGTAGGATACAGTGTATCTGTTAAAGGTCAAAATGCAATTATACCGTACTTGATTTGACGCGCGAAGTAACGATTGATATATGATATATTAGTCACTCTCAGCACAATGGGGCAGGTTGGAAGAGGCTGTTTTTTTGTCACCACAGTCAGTAACTTTATATCCAtttttgtgtttggttgttAATGTGTGAACCTGATCCCCTCGGGTTGATCGTtatagatttttatttttactggctaagagagagagagagagagagagagagagagagagagagagagagagagagagagagagagagagagagagagagagagagagagagagagagagagaaagaagcagagagagggaggaggaggagagagagagagagacagagacagagacacagagagagagacagagagagagagaaagagagagatagagtgcgagaaagagatacagagagagagagagacagagagacagacagggagagacagacagagacagacacacagtga from Littorina saxatilis isolate snail1 linkage group LG4, US_GU_Lsax_2.0, whole genome shotgun sequence includes these protein-coding regions:
- the LOC138965597 gene encoding uncharacterized protein, yielding MQDKTTRLAATSAKTGLGINKRKTELLKINTTANTPVTVGGEPIREVESFVYLGSVIDRQGGTDRDVAARTGKARAAYTMLKNIWASREISITTKLRIFNSNVKSVLLYGSETWRR